The following are from one region of the Ruficoccus sp. ZRK36 genome:
- a CDS encoding glycoside hydrolase family 36 protein: MKNELNGLTVDRVEIANGGIELRLCPAQMADQRVERRKEIPDQPEYRKFKPMTHSPDSMVHIKLAEDPMTIPFSSGSTMQDSRTEKELRPVEEALPEGSVPGTLMTTLVNAEHGLKVRQFLEPTAVEGTLRSWTTVTNEGAEPVTLENLSSFVLSGMTPFAADDGSGRLKVHRFRTWWSNEGRHECRSIEELQLIRSWQGFNPCSERFGQIGTMPVRQFFPFVAIEDTEAGVFWGAQLAWAGSWQMEVTRRADSLSISGGLADFEFGHWRKVLQPGESLTTPVAHLACVKGTLEDLTHKLVAVQESRLTNLPASEEELPVMFNEWCTNWGSPSHDKTLALARRLQGTGIKYIVIDDGWAKRPPEATMQSNGDWIVDAEKFPHGMKATCDELRKMGYVPGVWFEFEVCNPGSKAFEQTDHHVKRDGRPYRSGSRHFWDLNDPWVEAYLDEKLMDFLADNGIGYLKVDYNDHLGVGIDHPDSLGEGLRRHVEGIHRTFRRLREKVGDLVIENCSSGGHRLEPSMIGLTSMSSFSDAHECWNIPIIARQLHYLMPPRQSQIWAVLYPDDSTERFMYSLTATLYGRMCLSGPVHDLTDNQVETVKAATAFYKEAAPLIREGFTRFLGETPQNWPHPEGWSGIWRENASADRALVVVHTYDGLPDEALEIDLPADGTWKIESSLWDGTTAEPTINGNRLTLPAGKPFRGFAFLLARQ, translated from the coding sequence ATGAAGAACGAACTGAACGGATTGACGGTCGATCGCGTGGAGATCGCAAACGGCGGCATCGAGCTGCGCCTGTGCCCGGCACAGATGGCTGACCAGCGGGTCGAGCGCAGAAAGGAAATTCCTGACCAGCCCGAGTACCGCAAGTTCAAGCCCATGACGCACTCGCCGGACAGCATGGTGCACATCAAGCTGGCCGAAGATCCGATGACGATTCCCTTCTCCTCGGGCTCGACCATGCAGGACAGCCGCACCGAGAAGGAGCTGCGCCCGGTCGAGGAAGCTTTGCCCGAGGGCAGCGTGCCCGGTACGCTGATGACGACGCTGGTTAATGCCGAGCACGGTCTGAAGGTCCGGCAGTTTTTGGAGCCGACCGCCGTCGAGGGAACATTGCGCTCATGGACGACGGTCACAAACGAAGGTGCCGAGCCGGTCACGCTGGAAAACTTGAGCAGCTTTGTCCTATCTGGTATGACTCCCTTCGCCGCCGACGATGGCTCGGGCCGTCTGAAGGTGCACCGTTTCCGGACCTGGTGGAGTAACGAGGGGCGCCACGAGTGCCGCTCGATTGAGGAGCTGCAGCTCATCCGCAGCTGGCAGGGCTTTAACCCCTGCTCGGAGCGCTTTGGCCAAATCGGGACCATGCCCGTGCGGCAGTTTTTCCCCTTTGTCGCGATCGAAGACACCGAGGCGGGCGTATTCTGGGGCGCGCAGCTGGCCTGGGCAGGCTCCTGGCAGATGGAGGTCACCCGCCGCGCCGACTCGCTTTCGATTTCCGGTGGTCTGGCTGATTTTGAGTTCGGGCACTGGCGCAAGGTTCTCCAGCCCGGCGAGTCGCTGACCACGCCGGTGGCGCACCTGGCCTGCGTGAAGGGGACGCTCGAAGACCTGACGCACAAGCTTGTCGCCGTTCAGGAAAGTCGCCTGACAAACCTGCCCGCCTCCGAAGAAGAGCTGCCGGTGATGTTCAACGAGTGGTGCACGAACTGGGGATCGCCCAGTCACGACAAGACACTCGCTCTGGCTCGCCGCCTGCAGGGCACCGGTATCAAGTACATCGTCATCGACGATGGCTGGGCCAAGCGCCCGCCCGAGGCCACCATGCAGTCCAACGGGGACTGGATCGTGGATGCGGAGAAGTTCCCGCACGGGATGAAGGCCACCTGCGACGAGCTGCGCAAGATGGGCTACGTGCCCGGCGTGTGGTTCGAGTTCGAGGTCTGCAACCCCGGCTCGAAGGCCTTTGAGCAAACCGATCACCATGTGAAGCGCGATGGCCGCCCCTACCGCTCCGGTTCGCGTCACTTCTGGGACTTGAATGATCCGTGGGTCGAGGCCTACCTCGACGAGAAGCTGATGGATTTTCTGGCCGATAACGGCATCGGCTACTTGAAGGTGGATTATAATGACCACCTGGGCGTCGGCATCGACCACCCGGACTCACTGGGTGAGGGCTTGCGCCGCCACGTCGAGGGTATCCACCGCACGTTCCGCCGCCTGCGCGAAAAGGTCGGCGATCTGGTGATCGAGAACTGCTCCTCAGGCGGTCACCGGTTGGAGCCTTCGATGATTGGCCTGACCTCCATGAGCTCGTTCTCCGACGCGCACGAGTGCTGGAATATTCCGATCATCGCCCGGCAGCTTCACTACCTGATGCCGCCGCGCCAGTCCCAGATTTGGGCGGTGCTCTACCCGGACGACTCCACCGAGCGCTTCATGTATTCGCTCACCGCTACGCTCTATGGGCGCATGTGCCTCTCTGGGCCGGTGCACGATCTCACCGACAATCAAGTCGAGACCGTGAAGGCTGCGACCGCCTTTTATAAAGAAGCGGCCCCGCTCATCCGCGAGGGCTTCACGCGCTTCCTCGGCGAAACGCCGCAGAACTGGCCGCACCCCGAGGGGTGGTCCGGTATCTGGCGTGAGAACGCTTCCGCTGATCGCGCACTGGTCGTCGTCCACACCTACGACGGCCTGCCGGACGAGGCGCTGGAGATCGATCTGCCTGCCGACGGCACATGGAAGATCGAGTCCTCCCTCTGGGACGGCACCACCGCCGAGCCGACCATCAACGGCAACCGCCTGACCCTGCCCGCCGGCAAACCCTTTCGCGGCTTTGCTTTCCTGCTGGCGCGGCAGTAG
- a CDS encoding helix-turn-helix domain-containing protein → MKPITPLSFCEAETAAPALNRGLGILAALAQSAPQSLEALASSLKLPKASVFRLLGALETVGMIRKTAQKTYEPLWSLQPAADARTLLRHRLEPRMAELCASTGCTIEWYEPDAEGMRLILQKNPESELCVKARPGFIRHWGEQIEAVARLGYAFYQKAPEPGSMQLFVKNGESEVLSLKKVTALIEAARRENTAADLPYNDNGVRRFAVAVHDPESGDFLGVLSLAEAYHFTERPGADSYLEQLNNLLH, encoded by the coding sequence ATGAAACCAATCACTCCCCTCAGTTTCTGTGAAGCCGAGACGGCGGCACCGGCCCTCAATCGCGGCCTGGGCATCCTGGCCGCGCTGGCTCAGTCTGCCCCGCAGTCTCTGGAAGCTCTGGCCAGCAGCCTGAAGCTGCCCAAGGCCTCGGTCTTTCGGCTGCTCGGCGCATTGGAAACGGTCGGTATGATACGCAAGACCGCCCAGAAAACCTACGAGCCCCTGTGGAGCCTGCAGCCTGCTGCCGATGCCCGGACGCTCCTGCGCCATCGCCTCGAGCCCCGCATGGCTGAGCTCTGCGCATCCACTGGGTGCACCATCGAGTGGTACGAGCCTGACGCCGAGGGCATGCGTCTCATCTTGCAGAAAAACCCGGAGAGCGAACTTTGCGTGAAGGCGCGCCCCGGCTTCATCCGACACTGGGGCGAGCAGATCGAGGCCGTTGCCCGGCTCGGCTACGCCTTTTATCAAAAAGCACCCGAGCCCGGCTCCATGCAGCTCTTTGTCAAAAACGGCGAAAGCGAAGTTCTCTCCCTGAAGAAGGTTACGGCGCTGATCGAAGCGGCTCGCCGTGAGAACACCGCCGCCGACCTGCCCTACAATGACAACGGCGTGCGGCGCTTTGCCGTGGCCGTCCACGACCCCGAGAGCGGGGACTTTCTCGGCGTCCTGTCACTGGCCGAGGCCTACCACTTTACCGAGCGCCCCGGCGCTGACTCCTATCTGGAACAACTCAACAACCTCCTGCATTAA
- a CDS encoding sulfatase, whose translation MRILYIDIDSQRPDHLGCYGYHRATSPAIDQLAREGIVFDQVYTPDAPCLPSRTAFYSGRFGIQTGVVGHGGTAAQPKIQGPGRNFRDSFDDQGLGRQLQKLGYHTAMISPFGQRHAAWHFYAGFNEIHNTGDGGMESAEVVKPVVDKWLADNAGKDDWFLHINYWDPHTPYRAPEDYGDPFKDDPLPAWLSDDEVIARHRKMTGPHTMGEIGMYNDNESPEYPRHPGKITDKDSLRRMVDGYDTGVKYVDDQVASIIAQLKAAGVYDDTVIIISADHGENLGELGIYGEHGTADAATCRIPLIIKWPDGPQGVRNSKLHYNLDLAPTLMDLLGGEKQPLWDGESYASALTDNVNVGRDEVTISQCCHVCQRSIRWDKWLYMRTYHDGFHLFPQEMLYDLEADPHEQNNLAEQHPELCREGQWRLSRWHDAQMQAMAFEGNDVVDPLWTVVREGGPFHARICDDDLPGQPKLKGLKAYLEHLEATGRQDGADEIRRRYAKQIARLDKAGALESRPAKV comes from the coding sequence ATGCGCATTCTGTACATCGACATCGACAGCCAGCGCCCCGATCATCTGGGCTGCTACGGCTACCACCGCGCCACCAGCCCCGCCATCGACCAACTCGCCCGCGAAGGCATCGTCTTTGACCAGGTCTACACCCCCGACGCCCCTTGCCTGCCCTCCCGCACCGCCTTTTACTCGGGCCGCTTCGGCATCCAGACCGGCGTCGTCGGCCACGGTGGCACCGCTGCCCAGCCCAAGATCCAGGGCCCCGGTCGCAACTTCCGCGACAGCTTCGATGATCAGGGCCTCGGCCGCCAGCTTCAGAAGCTCGGCTACCACACCGCCATGATCAGCCCCTTTGGCCAGCGCCACGCTGCCTGGCACTTCTACGCGGGCTTTAACGAGATCCACAACACCGGAGACGGCGGCATGGAGTCCGCCGAGGTCGTCAAACCCGTTGTCGACAAATGGCTGGCCGATAACGCCGGCAAGGATGACTGGTTCCTGCACATCAACTACTGGGACCCGCACACCCCCTATCGTGCCCCGGAGGACTACGGCGACCCCTTCAAGGACGACCCGCTCCCGGCCTGGCTCAGCGATGACGAGGTCATCGCACGCCACCGCAAGATGACCGGCCCGCACACCATGGGCGAGATCGGCATGTACAACGACAACGAGTCACCCGAGTACCCGCGCCACCCCGGTAAAATCACCGACAAGGACTCCCTGCGCCGCATGGTCGACGGCTACGACACCGGCGTGAAGTACGTGGACGACCAGGTCGCATCCATCATTGCCCAGCTCAAGGCAGCCGGTGTTTACGACGACACCGTGATCATTATTTCTGCCGACCACGGCGAGAACCTCGGCGAGCTTGGCATCTACGGAGAGCACGGCACCGCCGACGCCGCCACCTGCCGTATCCCGCTTATCATCAAATGGCCTGACGGTCCGCAGGGCGTTCGCAACTCCAAGCTGCACTACAACCTCGACCTGGCCCCCACCCTGATGGACCTGCTCGGCGGTGAAAAGCAGCCCCTGTGGGACGGCGAATCCTACGCCAGCGCCCTGACCGACAACGTCAACGTCGGCCGCGATGAGGTCACCATCAGCCAGTGCTGCCACGTCTGCCAACGCTCCATCCGCTGGGACAAGTGGCTCTACATGCGTACTTATCACGACGGCTTCCACCTCTTCCCGCAGGAAATGCTCTACGATCTCGAAGCCGACCCGCACGAGCAGAACAACCTTGCCGAGCAGCATCCCGAGCTTTGCCGCGAAGGCCAGTGGCGCCTCTCCCGTTGGCATGATGCGCAGATGCAGGCCATGGCCTTTGAAGGGAACGATGTTGTCGATCCGCTCTGGACCGTCGTCCGCGAGGGCGGCCCCTTCCACGCCCGCATCTGCGACGATGACCTGCCCGGCCAGCCCAAGCTCAAGGGACTCAAAGCCTATCTGGAGCACCTCGAAGCTACCGGCCGCCAGGACGGCGCGGATGAAATCCGCCGCCGCTACGCCAAGCAAATTGCCCGCCTGGACAAGGCAGGCGCCCTGGAATCCCGACCCGCCAAGGTTTAA
- a CDS encoding AraC family transcriptional regulator — protein sequence MKVLSEWWRCLNDPPEVVQLAYSVHGQHVERESFLLRESWALHFYRYEGELHVAGEVFPLQPGSVSLVPAGIPVTYVYRGRSEHLYAHFRLPATGQQLPERGFFFPPERRLDALRERFGQVVGYRVQEPARTNARLWDVLFGLATVARFPGERTAHMRLIDQAARICQQEMADCPTVAQLAGRCQVSHNQFIRILKRHTGLTPQAWLRKQRTDRARELLMHSDVPVKVVACEVGLPDLQHFNKVIRRVFGCSPRQLREKGN from the coding sequence ATGAAAGTCCTGTCTGAATGGTGGCGATGCCTTAATGATCCTCCCGAGGTCGTGCAGCTGGCATACTCTGTCCACGGTCAGCATGTGGAGCGGGAAAGCTTTCTGCTGCGGGAGAGCTGGGCGCTTCACTTTTACCGCTACGAGGGTGAGCTGCATGTGGCAGGCGAGGTTTTTCCACTCCAGCCCGGTTCGGTGTCGCTGGTTCCTGCCGGGATCCCGGTGACCTATGTCTACCGGGGGCGTTCCGAGCATTTGTACGCACACTTTCGCCTGCCCGCGACGGGACAGCAGCTGCCTGAGCGGGGGTTCTTTTTCCCGCCTGAGCGCCGACTGGATGCCCTGCGGGAGCGGTTTGGACAGGTCGTGGGCTACCGAGTGCAGGAGCCCGCCCGCACAAACGCGCGGCTCTGGGATGTGCTCTTTGGCTTGGCGACGGTGGCGCGTTTTCCGGGGGAGCGGACGGCGCATATGCGCCTCATCGATCAGGCTGCCCGCATCTGCCAGCAGGAGATGGCGGACTGCCCGACAGTGGCCCAGCTGGCCGGGCGCTGCCAGGTCTCGCACAACCAGTTTATCCGCATCCTCAAGCGCCACACCGGGCTCACGCCGCAGGCATGGCTGCGCAAGCAGCGCACGGATCGTGCGCGTGAACTCCTGATGCACTCAGACGTACCGGTGAAGGTCGTCGCCTGCGAGGTCGGCCTGCCGGACCTCCAGCACTTTAACAAGGTGATCCGCCGGGTCTTCGGCTGCTCCCCGCGTCAGCTCCGCGAAAAAGGGAACTGA
- a CDS encoding beta-galactosidase trimerization domain-containing protein: MTDPLRFRQIHLDFHTSGAIDQIGSSFDQQAYQAMLKEAAVDSITTFATCHHGWSYYDTKIGQKHPGLKFDLLRAQYDACKEIDVNVPIYLTAGVHNVMAEEHPEWRIITPEGNYGGWTKSPLDPGFKSMSFHSPYLDYLCEQVQEVVKLFPEADGIFLDIITQYEDCSQWGLAHMKEKGLDPMKKEDRLQSKVDALYKYYQRVTDAVRSIDPKMRIFHNSGHIIPGYREIFPYFSHLELESLPTGGWGYDHFPLSAKYAKTLDLDFLGMTGKFHSTWGEFGGYKAPNALRYECCAMLAYGSKCSIGDQLHPTGQLDASTYGIIGEAYRDVARKEAYVQGAANVADVALLSSISTHAEDAFKGTGDRDTSSDTGAARVLLEEHILFDVIDTQTDFTAYKMLVLPDDVTVDEGLEARLQGFLKAGGKLLLSGDSGIDPERGMLFDIGGEVGETSEFLPDYIVPTEELRAEFVSNPMVMYRPSRRLKVTDGESLGDVYDPYFNRTWDHFCSHQHAPARPDSSGYACGVHKGNILYLAHPVFSIYRGFGQVALRQIIGKAIRRLLGEDETLSLSGLPSTGRVTYTRQDLENRSVLHLLYANTINRGGATELHGGNVAGRQMSYEVIEDLTPVDNIGVELKVDKKVSAVTLQPEGKALAFQQDGGVLKLTLPRLLCHQMIVLED; this comes from the coding sequence ATGACAGACCCCCTTCGTTTTCGACAGATCCACCTAGACTTCCACACCTCCGGCGCGATTGACCAGATCGGCTCGAGCTTCGACCAGCAGGCCTACCAGGCCATGCTCAAGGAAGCCGCCGTGGACAGCATCACGACCTTTGCCACCTGCCACCACGGCTGGAGCTACTACGACACCAAGATCGGCCAAAAGCACCCCGGCCTGAAGTTCGACCTGCTGCGCGCTCAGTACGACGCCTGCAAGGAGATCGACGTCAACGTCCCCATCTACCTGACCGCCGGTGTCCACAACGTCATGGCCGAGGAACATCCCGAGTGGCGCATCATCACCCCCGAGGGTAACTACGGCGGCTGGACAAAGTCCCCGCTCGATCCGGGCTTCAAGTCCATGAGCTTCCACTCACCCTACCTCGACTACCTGTGCGAGCAGGTGCAGGAAGTGGTGAAACTTTTCCCCGAGGCCGACGGCATCTTCCTGGACATCATCACCCAGTACGAGGACTGCTCCCAGTGGGGCCTCGCCCACATGAAGGAAAAGGGTCTCGACCCGATGAAGAAAGAGGACCGCCTCCAGAGCAAGGTCGACGCCCTCTATAAGTACTACCAGCGCGTGACCGACGCCGTTCGCAGCATCGACCCGAAGATGCGCATCTTCCACAACAGCGGCCACATCATCCCCGGCTACCGCGAGATCTTCCCGTATTTCAGCCATCTGGAGTTGGAGAGCCTGCCCACCGGCGGCTGGGGCTACGACCACTTCCCGCTCTCGGCCAAGTACGCCAAGACACTGGACCTGGACTTCCTCGGCATGACCGGCAAGTTCCACTCCACCTGGGGCGAATTCGGCGGCTACAAGGCCCCCAATGCCCTGCGCTACGAGTGCTGCGCCATGCTCGCCTACGGCTCCAAGTGCAGCATCGGCGACCAGCTCCACCCCACCGGTCAGCTTGACGCCAGCACCTACGGCATCATCGGTGAGGCCTACCGCGACGTAGCCCGCAAGGAAGCCTACGTGCAGGGCGCAGCCAACGTCGCCGACGTGGCCCTGCTCAGCAGCATCTCCACCCACGCTGAGGACGCCTTCAAAGGCACGGGCGATCGTGACACCTCCTCGGACACCGGCGCAGCCCGCGTCCTGCTCGAGGAACACATCCTCTTTGACGTGATCGACACGCAGACGGACTTTACCGCGTACAAGATGCTCGTCCTGCCCGACGATGTTACCGTGGACGAGGGGCTCGAAGCCCGCCTCCAGGGCTTCCTCAAAGCCGGCGGTAAGCTTCTCCTCTCCGGCGACAGCGGCATCGACCCCGAGCGGGGCATGCTCTTCGACATCGGCGGCGAAGTCGGCGAGACCTCCGAGTTCCTGCCGGACTACATCGTCCCCACCGAAGAACTGCGGGCCGAATTCGTCTCGAACCCCATGGTCATGTACCGCCCCAGCCGCCGCCTGAAGGTCACCGACGGCGAATCGCTGGGCGACGTTTACGACCCGTACTTCAACCGCACCTGGGATCACTTCTGCAGCCACCAGCACGCCCCCGCCCGTCCCGACTCCTCCGGCTACGCCTGCGGCGTGCACAAGGGCAACATCCTCTACCTCGCCCACCCGGTCTTCTCGATCTACCGGGGCTTCGGGCAGGTCGCCCTGCGCCAGATCATCGGTAAGGCGATCCGCCGCCTGCTCGGTGAGGACGAAACGCTCAGCCTGAGCGGCCTCCCCTCCACCGGGCGCGTGACCTACACCCGGCAGGACCTGGAGAACCGCTCCGTGCTGCATCTGCTCTACGCCAACACCATCAACCGCGGTGGCGCGACCGAGCTCCACGGGGGTAACGTGGCGGGCCGCCAGATGTCCTACGAGGTGATCGAGGACCTGACCCCGGTGGACAACATCGGCGTCGAGCTCAAGGTGGATAAAAAGGTCTCGGCCGTCACCCTCCAGCCCGAGGGCAAAGCTCTGGCCTTCCAGCAGGACGGCGGTGTGCTCAAGCTCACCCTGCCCCGCCTGTTGTGCCACCAGATGATTGTCCTGGAAGACTAG
- a CDS encoding response regulator transcription factor: MTSNPERRIVRITVIDGHEIVRHGLEHLLGTTEGLSVVGSVSTLKEAYASLPSQRPDVVVADMFLPDGQAIELLSWLKNNLPGCALVCLNPQPDSQLVHEAISSGIHGLIPKTASTETIIDTVRRTSRGECYVDSDILLSAFNHTQPGSSPLNVLSQQESRVLTFMADGMTNREIASRMSLSEKTVKNYSSHMMGKLGVTRRTEAAALFWKHNKTQ; encoded by the coding sequence ATGACTTCCAACCCAGAACGCCGAATCGTACGTATTACTGTCATTGATGGGCATGAAATCGTACGTCACGGCCTGGAGCATCTCCTCGGTACCACCGAGGGGCTGAGCGTTGTTGGCTCTGTCTCGACCCTCAAAGAAGCTTACGCATCTCTCCCGAGTCAGCGACCCGATGTGGTCGTGGCAGACATGTTTCTCCCGGATGGACAGGCCATCGAGCTCCTTTCCTGGCTCAAAAACAATCTGCCCGGTTGTGCGCTGGTGTGCCTGAATCCGCAGCCGGACTCACAATTGGTTCACGAGGCGATATCCAGCGGCATTCACGGCCTGATCCCCAAAACAGCCAGCACGGAAACGATCATCGATACCGTGCGGCGCACCTCCCGTGGCGAATGCTACGTCGACAGTGACATTCTCCTGAGCGCCTTTAACCATACCCAGCCAGGCTCCAGCCCCCTAAACGTCCTGTCCCAACAGGAGTCACGCGTCCTCACCTTCATGGCAGACGGCATGACCAACCGTGAAATCGCCAGCCGCATGAGCCTGAGCGAGAAAACGGTGAAGAACTACAGCTCACACATGATGGGCAAGCTCGGCGTCACCCGCCGTACTGAGGCGGCGGCGCTTTTCTGGAAGCACAACAAAACTCAGTAA
- a CDS encoding serine hydrolase domain-containing protein: MRWWRLCRGLVPVILFTLCVHDAAAQAEFRNGGLVIPLQPGESEVNAEMDVSDMAAVHTLDPGATLPTIPPETLERFGEYIAGLSQDYGLPGMAFAVVQDGEIVLQQTLGYANVKTGEKLTEHTRFNAGPATQALTSLLAATLEDGSFTYDKPAQKLWPRFRLSAQSLSDKVTIRNLLTMTAGIPDYTDDILDPAWARPEDVLALIAQAPVIAEPGERFNVSQVSVAAGGYLLPRADGKEGEFYDDYVDTVQERIFTPLGMADSTFSLATAQASGQMASAHTYTDRGRYDPTEFWQPEQNAFTPAIGLKSSLYDMTRWLITELNMGVGPDGQRIADPVSIRERWQPARTADSRNYGMGWSRRYYRNVEIIGTMGSYDRHSMAMAIFPGYRTGFVALVNAEGPDALKVLSELPLGIAEMLKSAEQQSAR; this comes from the coding sequence ATGCGCTGGTGGCGACTTTGCCGCGGGCTTGTACCCGTCATCCTATTTACCCTGTGCGTGCATGATGCCGCAGCACAGGCGGAGTTCCGCAATGGCGGGCTGGTCATCCCGCTGCAGCCTGGCGAGAGCGAGGTCAACGCCGAGATGGACGTCAGCGACATGGCGGCCGTTCACACCCTGGACCCCGGAGCCACCCTACCGACCATCCCGCCCGAGACGCTGGAGCGCTTCGGCGAGTATATCGCCGGGCTCAGCCAGGACTACGGGCTACCGGGCATGGCCTTTGCCGTCGTGCAGGACGGCGAAATCGTCCTCCAGCAGACCCTCGGCTACGCCAATGTCAAAACCGGCGAAAAGCTGACCGAGCACACGCGGTTCAACGCCGGTCCCGCCACCCAGGCGCTCACCTCCCTGCTCGCTGCGACCCTTGAGGACGGCTCCTTTACCTACGACAAGCCCGCCCAGAAGCTCTGGCCGCGCTTCCGCCTGAGCGCGCAGTCCCTCTCCGATAAGGTCACGATCCGCAACCTGTTGACCATGACGGCCGGCATCCCTGACTACACGGACGACATCCTCGATCCCGCCTGGGCGCGCCCTGAGGATGTGCTCGCCCTCATTGCACAGGCTCCCGTCATTGCCGAGCCCGGTGAACGCTTTAACGTCAGCCAGGTCAGCGTCGCCGCCGGGGGCTATCTTCTGCCCCGCGCAGACGGCAAGGAAGGCGAGTTTTACGACGATTACGTCGATACCGTGCAGGAGAGGATCTTTACCCCGCTGGGCATGGCGGACTCGACCTTTTCCCTCGCCACCGCTCAGGCCTCCGGCCAGATGGCCAGCGCCCATACCTACACCGACCGCGGCCGCTATGACCCCACTGAATTCTGGCAGCCCGAGCAGAACGCCTTTACCCCCGCCATCGGGCTCAAATCCAGCCTCTACGACATGACCCGTTGGCTCATCACCGAGCTAAACATGGGCGTAGGCCCGGACGGGCAACGCATCGCCGATCCGGTCAGTATCCGCGAGCGCTGGCAGCCCGCCCGCACCGCGGACAGCCGCAACTACGGGATGGGCTGGTCACGCCGCTACTACCGGAATGTCGAGATCATCGGCACGATGGGCAGCTACGACCGGCACAGCATGGCCATGGCCATTTTCCCCGGCTACCGCACGGGCTTCGTCGCACTGGTCAATGCCGAGGGCCCGGACGCCCTCAAGGTCCTCTCTGAGCTGCCCCTGGGGATTGCCGAAATGCTCAAAAGCGCCGAGCAGCAAAGCGCCCGCTAA
- the panD gene encoding aspartate 1-decarboxylase codes for MTVEILKSKILRAEVTEAVADYEGSLAIDGALMKRIGLLPFEKILVGNITNGERLETYAIEAPEGSGTFALNGAAAHKGKVGDLLVIMNFAQISYEEAKSWKPRVIVMADHNRTILKERSPEGDSGEPFRVAALSAAS; via the coding sequence ATGACCGTAGAAATACTCAAAAGTAAAATCCTGCGTGCGGAAGTCACCGAAGCCGTTGCGGACTATGAAGGCAGCCTCGCTATCGACGGTGCCCTCATGAAGCGCATCGGCCTGCTGCCCTTTGAAAAAATCCTGGTCGGCAACATCACCAACGGTGAACGTCTGGAAACCTATGCCATCGAGGCCCCCGAGGGCTCCGGCACTTTCGCGCTGAACGGTGCGGCCGCCCACAAGGGCAAAGTCGGTGACCTGCTGGTGATCATGAACTTCGCGCAGATCTCCTACGAAGAAGCCAAGAGCTGGAAGCCCCGCGTCATCGTGATGGCCGACCACAACCGCACCATCCTCAAGGAGCGCAGCCCCGAGGGGGACAGCGGCGAGCCCTTCCGCGTGGCGGCCCTGAGCGCAGCCTCCTGA
- a CDS encoding alanine--glyoxylate aminotransferase family protein codes for MSYKLYIPGPVQVSEKTYRAMATPVVGHRSKDFVALFQSIQPGLQQLFYTQDPVYISTSSAWGVMEGSLRNVVKKKVLNCCTGAFSDKWYDVSCRCGIPAKELKYEWGTPINPEDVRKELATGEYDAITIIHNETSTGTMNPIEALAEVLKDFPDVVSIVDTVSSFSAMKIDKDALGLDVMLTGTQKALAIPPGMALLSVSQKTLDRAASIEGRGYYFDFIEFQKNYEKGMTPSTPVIPLIYALKSKLEDIFEEGLENRYARHKRLNETVRAWIAKNGMELLPAPEFGSVTLNCIKNLREIDLPKLNDALKTKYNCVIDGGYGKLKGKAFRISNMGDETDETMAELLAALDDLVPQFAAK; via the coding sequence ATGAGCTATAAACTCTACATTCCCGGTCCGGTCCAGGTGTCGGAGAAAACCTATCGCGCCATGGCGACTCCCGTCGTCGGGCACCGTAGCAAGGACTTCGTCGCACTGTTCCAATCTATTCAACCCGGGCTCCAGCAGCTCTTTTATACGCAGGACCCGGTCTACATCAGTACCAGCAGTGCCTGGGGCGTGATGGAAGGCTCCCTGCGCAATGTGGTCAAAAAGAAGGTGCTCAACTGCTGCACGGGCGCTTTCTCGGACAAGTGGTACGACGTCTCCTGCCGCTGCGGTATCCCCGCCAAGGAGCTCAAGTACGAGTGGGGCACCCCGATCAACCCCGAGGACGTCCGCAAGGAACTGGCCACGGGCGAGTACGACGCCATCACCATCATCCACAACGAGACCTCCACCGGCACGATGAACCCCATCGAGGCCCTTGCCGAGGTCCTGAAGGACTTCCCGGACGTGGTTTCGATCGTGGACACCGTCAGCTCCTTCTCGGCCATGAAGATCGACAAGGACGCCCTCGGCCTCGACGTCATGCTGACCGGCACCCAGAAGGCCCTCGCCATCCCTCCCGGCATGGCCCTGCTTTCCGTGTCCCAGAAGACCCTCGACCGCGCCGCCAGCATTGAAGGCCGCGGTTACTACTTCGATTTCATCGAGTTCCAGAAGAACTACGAAAAGGGCATGACCCCGAGCACCCCGGTCATCCCGCTCATCTACGCGCTCAAGAGCAAGCTCGAAGACATCTTCGAGGAAGGGCTGGAAAACCGCTACGCCCGCCACAAGCGCCTCAATGAGACCGTCCGCGCCTGGATCGCCAAAAACGGAATGGAGCTGCTGCCCGCACCGGAATTTGGCTCGGTCACGCTGAACTGCATCAAGAACCTGCGCGAAATCGACCTGCCCAAGCTCAACGACGCCCTCAAGACAAAGTACAACTGCGTTATCGACGGCGGCTACGGCAAGCTCAAGGGCAAGGCCTTCCGCATCTCGAATATGGGCGACGAAACCGACGAGACCATGGCCGAGCTTCTTGCTGCCCTGGACGACCTCGTCCCCCAGTTCGCGGCCAAGTAA